In a single window of the Streptomyces sp. CGMCC 4.7035 genome:
- a CDS encoding LLM class F420-dependent oxidoreductase → MRLGLALGYWGRGPSADHVTLAREAERLGYDSVWTAESWGSDAFTPLTWIAAQTSRIKLGTAVAQMAARSPTTTAMHALTLDHLSGGRMLLGLGLSGPQVVEGWYGRPFPASPLTATREYVDVVRQVLRRAAPVALDGRFHPLPYPGPDGTGLGKALKPITHPLRADLPILLGAEGPKNVAQTTRIADGWLPLYWSPTRPQVYEASLAGLPQGFLVAPMARVKVCDDVAEGLLPVKVMLGFYIGGMGHAARNFHADLMARMGYEEEARRIQRLFLEGRREEAVLAVPDAFADEISLVGPRERIAERLELWRKGPVTDLLALAPDPHTLRVLADLNA, encoded by the coding sequence ATGCGGCTCGGTCTCGCGCTCGGCTACTGGGGTCGCGGTCCCTCGGCGGACCACGTCACGCTGGCGCGGGAGGCCGAGCGGCTCGGCTACGACTCCGTGTGGACCGCCGAGTCCTGGGGGTCGGACGCGTTCACCCCGCTGACCTGGATCGCCGCGCAGACGTCGAGGATCAAGCTGGGCACGGCGGTCGCCCAGATGGCCGCCCGCTCCCCCACCACCACGGCGATGCACGCCCTCACCCTCGACCACCTCTCCGGCGGGCGCATGCTGCTCGGGCTCGGGCTGTCGGGTCCGCAGGTCGTCGAGGGCTGGTACGGGCGGCCGTTCCCGGCGTCGCCGCTGACCGCGACCCGGGAGTACGTCGACGTCGTACGGCAAGTACTGCGGCGCGCGGCCCCGGTCGCGCTGGACGGGCGCTTCCACCCCCTGCCCTACCCGGGTCCGGACGGCACCGGCCTCGGCAAGGCGCTGAAGCCGATCACGCACCCTCTCCGCGCCGACCTGCCGATCCTGCTCGGTGCCGAAGGGCCGAAGAACGTGGCGCAGACGACCCGGATCGCGGACGGCTGGCTGCCGCTGTACTGGTCACCGACTCGTCCGCAGGTGTACGAGGCGTCGTTGGCGGGGCTCCCGCAGGGCTTCCTCGTCGCCCCGATGGCTCGGGTGAAGGTGTGCGACGACGTGGCCGAGGGGCTGTTGCCGGTGAAGGTGATGCTCGGCTTCTACATCGGCGGGATGGGGCACGCGGCCCGCAACTTCCACGCCGACCTCATGGCGCGCATGGGGTACGAGGAAGAAGCGCGCCGGATCCAGCGGCTGTTCCTGGAGGGCCGGCGGGAGGAGGCGGTGCTGGCCGTGCCCGACGCCTTCGCCGACGAGATCTCACTGGTCGGCCCGCGTGAACGCATCGCGGAGCGCCTGGAGTTGTGGCGCAAGGGTCCGGTGACGGACCTGCTGGCCCTGGCGCCGGACCCGCACACGCTGCGGGTGCTGGCCGACCTGAACGCGTAG
- a CDS encoding CGNR zinc finger domain-containing protein: MSDLVPLTGEPLALDLVNTRPTAGDLLATPGDLRAWWALQADRLPEEVPEEVTAADLAAVQAVREHTARALDHVRRGEEPLAGDLAALNRAQRAAPAITELAWNGSAVAARRRRDGSPGLRLAASLAEAAAELLADPAVTRIRECEADDCVMLFLAAHPRRRWCSATRCGNRVRVARHYQRHKAT, encoded by the coding sequence ATGAGTGATCTCGTGCCGTTGACCGGGGAGCCGCTCGCGTTGGACCTGGTCAACACCCGTCCGACCGCCGGCGACCTGCTCGCGACCCCGGGCGACCTGCGGGCCTGGTGGGCCCTCCAGGCCGACCGTCTCCCGGAGGAGGTGCCCGAGGAGGTGACCGCGGCGGACCTGGCCGCCGTGCAGGCCGTACGGGAACACACCGCCCGCGCGCTCGACCACGTCCGCCGAGGCGAGGAGCCCTTGGCCGGCGACTTGGCGGCGCTCAACCGGGCACAGCGTGCCGCGCCGGCGATCACCGAGCTGGCATGGAACGGGTCGGCGGTGGCCGCCAGGCGCCGGCGCGACGGCTCACCGGGCCTGCGGCTGGCCGCCTCGCTCGCGGAGGCCGCCGCCGAACTGCTGGCCGATCCGGCGGTCACCCGGATCCGGGAGTGCGAGGCCGACGACTGCGTGATGCTCTTCCTGGCCGCCCATCCGCGCCGCCGCTGGTGCTCGGCCACCCGCTGCGGCAACCGGGTACGCGTCGCCCGCCACTATCAGCGCCACAAGGCCACATAG
- a CDS encoding alpha/beta fold hydrolase produces the protein MIPVARTVHRHLNVDGVRVFYRESLPDRADAPVLLLLHGFPSGSHQFRRLIDVLGSHYRLIAPDYPGFGHTQVPDGFTYSFDRLADITEGFVQRLGLDRFVMYVFDFGAPIGFRIAERHPEWIAGLVVQNGNAYEEGLSDAARGLIGLTPETPGAEDAIQGMLTLAGTRGQYDTGVADPDLIAPDGWTLDQHFLDLPGRKEAQQALIFDYHSNVERYDHWHAWLRRHTPPTLITWGSNDPFFPEPGARAYLRDLPDAELHLFDTGHFALETHLPEIAPLIADFLDRAWK, from the coding sequence ATGATTCCAGTCGCCCGCACCGTCCACCGCCACCTCAACGTCGACGGCGTCCGCGTCTTCTACCGGGAGTCCCTCCCCGACCGGGCCGACGCGCCCGTGCTGCTGCTCCTGCACGGCTTTCCGTCCGGTTCCCACCAGTTCCGCCGCCTCATCGACGTGCTCGGCTCGCACTACCGGCTGATCGCCCCGGACTACCCCGGCTTCGGCCACACTCAGGTCCCGGACGGCTTCACCTACTCCTTCGACCGGCTCGCCGACATCACCGAAGGCTTCGTCCAGCGGCTCGGCCTCGACCGGTTCGTGATGTACGTCTTCGACTTCGGCGCGCCGATCGGCTTCCGCATCGCCGAACGCCACCCCGAGTGGATCGCGGGACTGGTCGTGCAGAACGGCAACGCCTACGAGGAAGGGCTCTCGGACGCGGCCCGCGGCCTCATCGGCCTGACCCCCGAGACTCCCGGCGCCGAGGACGCGATCCAGGGCATGCTCACCCTCGCCGGCACCCGCGGCCAGTACGACACCGGTGTCGCCGACCCCGACCTGATCGCCCCCGACGGCTGGACCCTCGACCAGCACTTCCTGGACCTGCCGGGCCGCAAGGAGGCCCAGCAGGCACTGATCTTCGACTACCACTCCAATGTCGAGCGCTACGACCACTGGCACGCATGGCTGCGCCGGCACACCCCGCCCACCCTCATCACCTGGGGAAGCAACGACCCCTTCTTCCCCGAGCCCGGGGCCCGCGCCTACCTCCGCGACCTGCCCGACGCCGAACTCCACCTCTTCGACACCGGCCACTTCGCCCTGGAGACCCATCTGCCGGAGATCGCCCCGCTGATCGCCGACTTCCTCGACCGCGCCTGGAAGTGA
- a CDS encoding pyridoxamine 5'-phosphate oxidase family protein codes for MNIKGPVHEGEQAIQRQAGEGGPGWGSPMFGPEIPQGFVPFIRDQRMLVLGASDDDGRVWSTVVDGPTGFVDPIDERTVVIDALPAPGDPLREVFRTERDIGVLALQPQTRRRIRMNGLARRDGDRIVMRTEQVLGNCPKYLQTRTIRETSPREAGPAVTGEALSEEQQRWIEAADTFFIASLSPGHGADSSHRGGMPGFVTVVSPSKLVWPDYTGNQFYMTLGNMHLHPATGLLFLDWENGHTLQLTGQGRIDWNPAVAQKYPGALRMVEFDISKVVQIDRAVSLRWEFHGYSRANPPAPTD; via the coding sequence ATGAACATCAAGGGCCCCGTACACGAGGGCGAGCAGGCGATCCAGCGTCAGGCGGGTGAGGGCGGGCCCGGATGGGGCTCACCGATGTTCGGACCCGAGATCCCCCAGGGTTTCGTCCCGTTCATCCGGGACCAGCGCATGCTGGTGCTCGGCGCGTCCGACGACGACGGCCGTGTCTGGTCGACGGTCGTCGACGGGCCGACGGGTTTCGTCGACCCGATCGACGAACGGACCGTCGTCATCGACGCGCTCCCCGCGCCCGGTGATCCGCTCCGCGAGGTCTTCCGCACCGAACGGGACATCGGTGTGCTCGCCCTCCAGCCGCAGACGCGACGCCGGATCCGGATGAACGGACTCGCCAGGCGCGACGGTGACCGCATCGTCATGCGGACCGAGCAGGTGCTGGGCAACTGCCCGAAGTACCTTCAGACCCGCACGATCAGGGAGACCTCCCCCCGCGAGGCCGGACCGGCCGTGACCGGCGAAGCGCTCAGTGAAGAGCAGCAGCGGTGGATCGAGGCCGCCGACACGTTCTTCATCGCGAGTCTCTCGCCCGGGCACGGAGCCGACTCCTCGCACCGCGGCGGCATGCCCGGATTCGTCACGGTGGTCAGCCCGAGCAAGCTCGTCTGGCCGGACTACACCGGCAATCAGTTCTATATGACGCTCGGCAACATGCATCTCCATCCGGCGACCGGCCTGCTCTTCCTGGACTGGGAGAACGGCCACACCCTGCAGCTGACCGGGCAGGGCCGGATCGACTGGAACCCCGCCGTCGCCCAGAAGTATCCCGGGGCCCTGCGGATGGTCGAGTTCGACATCAGCAAGGTGGTGCAGATCGACCGCGCCGTCTCCCTGAGGTGGGAGTTTCACGGATACTCACGGGCCAATCCGCCTGCGCCCACGGACTGA